The following coding sequences are from one Archocentrus centrarchus isolate MPI-CPG fArcCen1 chromosome 4, fArcCen1, whole genome shotgun sequence window:
- the ifi44g gene encoding interferon-induced protein 44-like isoform X1, which translates to MFLHTIELCFCGFKFIGWAGLCHFLSVLSCSCSHHLLTGVMSRSTEEKNAPFTFSFGPHVKIPSLGGAPAASVQPALSTKIPTKDADSQVKNISSTERKEPVPQFTFLGQPRLESPWRNMAWTEERKTSLMETISSYRPSCEEVPQARVLLLGPVSSGKSSFISSVQSVFNGRVTNRAMVGSCSTSFTKKLQSFQIRGQKGEDRTGLVLCDIMGLGDDGMTGLTLHDILSVIKGHVPEGHKFRTDQPVSASETVGYVKKPSLKDKIHCVAFVVDASKISAYPKGLSAIFKQLRKHISDLGVHQVALLTHVDQMCPETAKEVTAVYESRKIQDVMGKAAALLGMSTSYIVPVKNYSSELDVDVNTDVLLLSAVDHILQYADLYFQDNTSQHKGLKLDF; encoded by the exons CCATCTACTAACAGGAGTTATGTCCAGgtcaactgaagaaaaaaacgc CCCTTTCACCTTTAGTTTTGGACCACATGTTAAGATACCATCACTCGGAGGAGCTCCAGCTGCTTCAGTCCAGCCTGCTTTAAGCACAAAAATTCCCACCAAAGATGCTGATAGCCAAGTCAAAAATATCAGTTCTACAGAGAGAAAGGAGCCAGTACCTCAGTTTACATTCCTAG GCCAACCAAGGTTGGAATCTCCATGGAGAAACATGGCGTGGACAGAAGA GAGAAAGACAAGCTTGATGGAGACGATCAGCTCCTACAGACCGAGCTGTGAGGAGGTGCCTCAGGCCCGGGTTCTCCTCCTGGGCCCGGTCAGTTCTGGAAAGTCTAGCTTCATCAGTTCAGTCCAGTCTGTGTTTAATGGAAGAGTTACCAACCGGGCCATGGTGGGCTCCTGCTCAACCAGTTTCACCAAAAAG CTGCAGTCCTTCCAGATTCGGGGTCAGAAAGGAGAGGATCGTACTGGGCTGGTGCTGTGTGATATCATGGGTCTGGGGGATGATGGGATGACTGGACTGACCCTTCATGACATCCTGTCTGTCATTAAAGGCCATGTACCTGAAGGACACAAG TTTAGAACAGATCAGCCAGTCTCTGCCTCAGAAACTGTGGGCTATGTGAAGAAGCCGAGCCTTAAAGACAAAATCCATTGTGTGGCCTTTGTGGTGGATGCTTCAAAAATCTCAGCCTACCCCAAAGGCCTCAGTGCCATATTTAAACAGCTCAGGAAGCACATCAGTGACTTGG gTGTTCACCAGGTGGCTCTGCTCACTCACGTAGACCAGATGTGTCCAGAAACAGCCAAAGAGGTCACCGCTGTTTATGAGAGCCGCAAAATTCAGGATGTG atgggtaaagctgctgctctgttgGGTATGTCCACCTCCTACATCGTTCCAGTGAAGAACTACTCTTCAGAGCTGGACGTGGATGTGAACACAGATGTGCTCCTTCTTAGTGCTGTTGACCACATCCTGCAGTATGCTGACCTATATTTCCAGGACAACACATCACAACACAAAGGGCTTAAGTTAGATTTCTGA
- the ifi44g gene encoding interferon-induced protein 44-like isoform X2: MFLHTIELCFCGFKFIGWAGLCHFLSVLSCSCSHHLLTGVMSRSTEEKNAFGPHVKIPSLGGAPAASVQPALSTKIPTKDADSQVKNISSTERKEPVPQFTFLGQPRLESPWRNMAWTEERKTSLMETISSYRPSCEEVPQARVLLLGPVSSGKSSFISSVQSVFNGRVTNRAMVGSCSTSFTKKLQSFQIRGQKGEDRTGLVLCDIMGLGDDGMTGLTLHDILSVIKGHVPEGHKFRTDQPVSASETVGYVKKPSLKDKIHCVAFVVDASKISAYPKGLSAIFKQLRKHISDLGVHQVALLTHVDQMCPETAKEVTAVYESRKIQDVMGKAAALLGMSTSYIVPVKNYSSELDVDVNTDVLLLSAVDHILQYADLYFQDNTSQHKGLKLDF; the protein is encoded by the exons CCATCTACTAACAGGAGTTATGTCCAGgtcaactgaagaaaaaaacgc TTTTGGACCACATGTTAAGATACCATCACTCGGAGGAGCTCCAGCTGCTTCAGTCCAGCCTGCTTTAAGCACAAAAATTCCCACCAAAGATGCTGATAGCCAAGTCAAAAATATCAGTTCTACAGAGAGAAAGGAGCCAGTACCTCAGTTTACATTCCTAG GCCAACCAAGGTTGGAATCTCCATGGAGAAACATGGCGTGGACAGAAGA GAGAAAGACAAGCTTGATGGAGACGATCAGCTCCTACAGACCGAGCTGTGAGGAGGTGCCTCAGGCCCGGGTTCTCCTCCTGGGCCCGGTCAGTTCTGGAAAGTCTAGCTTCATCAGTTCAGTCCAGTCTGTGTTTAATGGAAGAGTTACCAACCGGGCCATGGTGGGCTCCTGCTCAACCAGTTTCACCAAAAAG CTGCAGTCCTTCCAGATTCGGGGTCAGAAAGGAGAGGATCGTACTGGGCTGGTGCTGTGTGATATCATGGGTCTGGGGGATGATGGGATGACTGGACTGACCCTTCATGACATCCTGTCTGTCATTAAAGGCCATGTACCTGAAGGACACAAG TTTAGAACAGATCAGCCAGTCTCTGCCTCAGAAACTGTGGGCTATGTGAAGAAGCCGAGCCTTAAAGACAAAATCCATTGTGTGGCCTTTGTGGTGGATGCTTCAAAAATCTCAGCCTACCCCAAAGGCCTCAGTGCCATATTTAAACAGCTCAGGAAGCACATCAGTGACTTGG gTGTTCACCAGGTGGCTCTGCTCACTCACGTAGACCAGATGTGTCCAGAAACAGCCAAAGAGGTCACCGCTGTTTATGAGAGCCGCAAAATTCAGGATGTG atgggtaaagctgctgctctgttgGGTATGTCCACCTCCTACATCGTTCCAGTGAAGAACTACTCTTCAGAGCTGGACGTGGATGTGAACACAGATGTGCTCCTTCTTAGTGCTGTTGACCACATCCTGCAGTATGCTGACCTATATTTCCAGGACAACACATCACAACACAAAGGGCTTAAGTTAGATTTCTGA
- the ifi44g gene encoding interferon-induced protein 44-like isoform X3, translating into MAWTEERKTSLMETISSYRPSCEEVPQARVLLLGPVSSGKSSFISSVQSVFNGRVTNRAMVGSCSTSFTKKLQSFQIRGQKGEDRTGLVLCDIMGLGDDGMTGLTLHDILSVIKGHVPEGHKFRTDQPVSASETVGYVKKPSLKDKIHCVAFVVDASKISAYPKGLSAIFKQLRKHISDLGVHQVALLTHVDQMCPETAKEVTAVYESRKIQDVMGKAAALLGMSTSYIVPVKNYSSELDVDVNTDVLLLSAVDHILQYADLYFQDNTSQHKGLKLDF; encoded by the exons ATGGCGTGGACAGAAGA GAGAAAGACAAGCTTGATGGAGACGATCAGCTCCTACAGACCGAGCTGTGAGGAGGTGCCTCAGGCCCGGGTTCTCCTCCTGGGCCCGGTCAGTTCTGGAAAGTCTAGCTTCATCAGTTCAGTCCAGTCTGTGTTTAATGGAAGAGTTACCAACCGGGCCATGGTGGGCTCCTGCTCAACCAGTTTCACCAAAAAG CTGCAGTCCTTCCAGATTCGGGGTCAGAAAGGAGAGGATCGTACTGGGCTGGTGCTGTGTGATATCATGGGTCTGGGGGATGATGGGATGACTGGACTGACCCTTCATGACATCCTGTCTGTCATTAAAGGCCATGTACCTGAAGGACACAAG TTTAGAACAGATCAGCCAGTCTCTGCCTCAGAAACTGTGGGCTATGTGAAGAAGCCGAGCCTTAAAGACAAAATCCATTGTGTGGCCTTTGTGGTGGATGCTTCAAAAATCTCAGCCTACCCCAAAGGCCTCAGTGCCATATTTAAACAGCTCAGGAAGCACATCAGTGACTTGG gTGTTCACCAGGTGGCTCTGCTCACTCACGTAGACCAGATGTGTCCAGAAACAGCCAAAGAGGTCACCGCTGTTTATGAGAGCCGCAAAATTCAGGATGTG atgggtaaagctgctgctctgttgGGTATGTCCACCTCCTACATCGTTCCAGTGAAGAACTACTCTTCAGAGCTGGACGTGGATGTGAACACAGATGTGCTCCTTCTTAGTGCTGTTGACCACATCCTGCAGTATGCTGACCTATATTTCCAGGACAACACATCACAACACAAAGGGCTTAAGTTAGATTTCTGA